A part of Streptomyces sp. DSM 40750 genomic DNA contains:
- a CDS encoding alpha/beta hydrolase family protein has translation MGVATRPEADLRPPTEPRRHRHPTPTPWFRPTWSARLRRTVLALLVATAVIAPVSAAARPQIPAPRPASLAPLTPTTLQSTYEANRANAAQAARMAEAHGDRSRAATDRWMAAPARQLLTFDGRGPGQAVEVLGDLLKADHIAVLVPGSDTSLDTYDRFHKAALALHDRTGPDTAVIAWLGYETPGTISTTVLTPTRAEQAAPHLRTFTRELRGLSGDSTSIALLCHSYGSVVCAHAATDLKNVVDDIALIGSPGTGVDSVAALHTSARVWAARGADDWIATVPHTRTDLFGTTLGFGPDPTSPSYGAHVFPAGPAGHSDYFTPNSIALENLAGIAQGARSEVPHA, from the coding sequence ATGGGGGTCGCGACACGGCCGGAGGCAGACCTCCGACCACCCACGGAGCCACGACGCCACCGACACCCCACCCCCACCCCCTGGTTCCGACCCACCTGGTCGGCCCGCCTACGCCGAACGGTCCTCGCCCTCCTGGTCGCCACGGCCGTGATCGCCCCCGTCTCCGCCGCGGCCCGGCCCCAGATCCCCGCCCCACGCCCTGCCTCGCTCGCCCCGCTGACCCCGACGACGCTCCAGTCGACGTACGAGGCCAACCGCGCGAACGCCGCGCAGGCGGCCCGTATGGCCGAAGCCCACGGCGACCGAAGCCGAGCAGCGACGGACCGGTGGATGGCAGCGCCCGCCCGACAACTCCTGACGTTCGACGGCCGAGGCCCGGGCCAGGCGGTGGAAGTCCTCGGCGACCTCCTGAAGGCCGACCACATAGCGGTCCTGGTCCCGGGCTCGGACACAAGCCTGGACACCTACGACCGCTTCCACAAAGCCGCACTGGCCCTGCACGACCGCACGGGCCCGGACACAGCGGTGATCGCCTGGCTCGGCTACGAGACACCCGGCACGATCAGCACCACGGTCCTGACCCCCACCCGCGCGGAACAGGCGGCCCCTCACCTCCGCACGTTCACACGTGAACTACGAGGCCTGTCGGGCGACTCCACCAGCATCGCCCTCCTCTGCCACTCGTACGGCTCGGTCGTCTGCGCCCACGCAGCCACCGATCTGAAGAACGTCGTCGACGACATCGCCCTGATCGGCAGCCCCGGCACAGGTGTGGACAGCGTGGCCGCCCTGCACACCTCGGCACGCGTATGGGCGGCCCGAGGCGCCGACGACTGGATCGCGACAGTCCCCCACACCCGTACTGACCTCTTCGGCACCACCCTCGGCTTCGGCCCCGACCCCACCTCCCCCTCCTACGGCGCCCACGTCTTCCCCGCGGGCCCCGCCGGCCACAGCGACTACTTCACCCCCAACTCCATCGCCCTGGAAAACCTCGCCGGCATAGCCCAAGGCGCCCGCTCGGAGGTACCTCATGCGTAA
- a CDS encoding acyltransferase family protein, translated as MRNHHAPTPTATTLRATQTGRSSRRPRTPLAAVRQAAHHINTATPPDRDRAVDALRALAILGIILGHWLVTALVPDGNTLHTTSPLPHMPWLAPISWLFQTLAVFFLVGGHVATKSHASARAHGTTYTQWLHTRLTRLFIPVAALLTLWTAVTIGLLLTGTRIDTIHTLLKLAMSPLWFLLVFAALTAATPLLTRLNPLWPLAVVLHVDLIRFGLGGPQALGWINLAAGWLVPYTLGAAWTRGELDRRRAGWTLLVSGTAATAALVHWAGYPASMVGVPGAQISNLNPPTLAAVTFGLAQCGLALLLRGPLRRTLRRRPMAWAAVAVVNLSAMTVFLWHQTALMATTATGLAAGRLPGLHTLPDSLTWVAARLAWLPVFTLALLLCWSAFHSYENRRPRKTSRAIRPRTTPQPQNTPSQAVRRA; from the coding sequence ATGCGTAACCACCACGCACCGACGCCAACGGCAACCACTCTTCGGGCCACACAAACCGGACGATCCTCACGCCGTCCCCGAACCCCGCTCGCCGCCGTCCGTCAAGCCGCCCATCACATCAACACCGCGACCCCACCCGACCGCGACCGCGCAGTCGACGCCCTCCGAGCCCTGGCCATACTCGGCATAATCCTGGGCCACTGGCTGGTGACCGCCCTGGTCCCGGACGGCAACACCCTTCACACCACAAGCCCCCTCCCACACATGCCCTGGCTGGCCCCCATCTCCTGGCTCTTCCAAACCCTGGCCGTCTTCTTCCTGGTGGGCGGCCACGTGGCCACGAAGAGCCACGCCTCGGCCCGAGCCCACGGCACGACGTACACCCAATGGCTCCACACCCGCCTGACCCGCCTGTTCATACCGGTCGCCGCCCTCCTGACCCTCTGGACGGCGGTCACGATCGGCCTTCTGCTCACAGGCACCCGCATCGACACGATCCACACCCTCCTGAAACTGGCCATGTCCCCGCTGTGGTTCCTCCTGGTCTTCGCCGCCCTGACAGCGGCAACGCCCCTACTGACCCGCCTCAACCCCCTCTGGCCCTTGGCCGTCGTCCTCCACGTGGACCTCATCCGCTTCGGCCTCGGCGGCCCCCAGGCACTCGGCTGGATCAACCTGGCCGCGGGCTGGCTGGTGCCGTACACCCTGGGCGCGGCCTGGACACGAGGCGAACTGGACCGCCGCCGCGCGGGCTGGACCCTGCTGGTGTCCGGCACGGCGGCGACGGCGGCCCTGGTCCACTGGGCGGGCTACCCGGCGTCGATGGTCGGCGTCCCCGGCGCCCAGATCTCCAACCTGAACCCGCCCACCCTGGCCGCCGTCACCTTCGGCCTGGCCCAGTGCGGCCTGGCCCTTCTCCTGCGCGGCCCCCTCCGCCGTACCCTGCGACGCCGACCGATGGCCTGGGCGGCGGTGGCAGTGGTCAACCTCTCGGCGATGACCGTGTTCCTCTGGCACCAGACGGCACTGATGGCGACAACAGCGACAGGCCTGGCCGCAGGCCGCCTCCCCGGCCTGCACACCCTCCCCGACAGTCTGACCTGGGTGGCGGCCCGCCTGGCCTGGCTCCCGGTCTTCACCCTCGCACTCCTGCTCTGCTGGTCCGCGTTCCACAGCTACGAGAACCGCCGTCCCCGCAAGACCTCCCGAGCGATACGGCCCCGAACCACCCCCCAACCGCAGAACACGCCGTCCCAAGCGGTGCGCCGTGCCTAG
- a CDS encoding sensor histidine kinase encodes MSAVEERLSRGLRLLREDLWSATPHPLPPSARLRRLPHVLVALVAFVTMLGNIDQMDDRYQLGGEYTLLCSLAQAAAVVLALWWPVPAWWASMVVTTVVALGVRAQLFTDRTSSRSTPSDVTDVTDVLNAPLPHGTIDTDVPWPWSPMALIAHAIILFLLALRLPTRVATEVLVLTVLGTYALQGLAGSHEYSSTSTLALALFVGVVLLGSALRGRREARTQLVEQTSITAEERARRTLLEERSRIARELHDVVAHHMSVISIQAQVAPHLVENPSEELKENLHGIRQNALEALTELRRVLGVLRSENPPDADPDDPHGITAAAEGTAPHTPQPTLDRLDALIDNTRAAGLAIVTEIQGDVRPLPPGVELSAYRIVQEALSNALRHAPGSTVRVELTHFPRGLQVRVINSRPAHKAPPSPGAGHGLLGMRERAAMLGGTLMATETSHGGFAVVAFLPRNSDPGGEPSGPVPDTTGEQSP; translated from the coding sequence ATGAGCGCGGTGGAAGAGCGGCTGAGCAGGGGACTACGGCTCCTGCGCGAGGACCTGTGGAGCGCCACGCCCCACCCCCTGCCGCCCTCCGCCCGGCTGCGTCGGCTCCCGCACGTCCTGGTCGCCCTCGTCGCGTTCGTCACCATGCTCGGCAACATCGACCAGATGGACGACCGCTACCAACTGGGCGGCGAATACACGCTGTTGTGCTCGCTGGCACAGGCCGCGGCCGTGGTGCTCGCGCTGTGGTGGCCGGTACCGGCGTGGTGGGCCTCGATGGTGGTGACCACCGTGGTGGCCCTGGGCGTCCGAGCGCAACTGTTCACCGACCGGACCAGCTCCCGTTCCACGCCATCCGACGTCACCGACGTCACCGACGTGCTCAACGCCCCTCTGCCCCATGGCACGATCGACACCGACGTTCCGTGGCCCTGGAGCCCGATGGCGCTGATCGCCCACGCGATCATCCTCTTCCTCCTGGCCCTGCGCCTGCCCACCCGCGTGGCGACAGAGGTGCTGGTCCTCACCGTGCTGGGCACCTACGCCCTCCAAGGCCTCGCCGGCTCCCATGAGTACTCGTCGACGAGCACCCTGGCACTCGCCCTGTTCGTCGGTGTCGTCCTCCTCGGCAGCGCCCTGCGCGGCCGCCGCGAGGCCCGGACCCAACTCGTCGAGCAGACGAGCATCACCGCCGAGGAACGCGCCCGCCGCACCCTCCTGGAGGAGCGCAGCCGCATCGCCCGCGAACTGCACGACGTGGTCGCCCACCACATGTCGGTGATCTCCATCCAGGCCCAGGTAGCCCCCCACCTGGTGGAGAACCCCTCCGAGGAGCTGAAGGAGAACCTCCACGGCATCCGGCAGAACGCGCTGGAAGCCCTCACCGAACTCCGCCGCGTCCTCGGCGTACTGCGCTCCGAGAACCCACCGGACGCCGACCCCGACGACCCGCACGGGATAACGGCCGCCGCCGAGGGCACCGCCCCCCACACCCCGCAGCCCACCCTGGACCGCCTCGACGCCCTCATCGACAACACCCGCGCCGCAGGCCTGGCGATCGTCACCGAGATCCAGGGCGACGTACGGCCACTGCCGCCCGGCGTGGAGCTGTCGGCGTACCGGATAGTCCAGGAAGCCCTCAGCAACGCCCTGCGGCACGCGCCCGGGTCGACCGTCCGGGTGGAGCTCACCCACTTCCCGCGCGGTCTGCAGGTACGGGTCATCAACTCCCGTCCCGCCCACAAGGCCCCGCCGTCCCCCGGCGCCGGCCACGGCCTCCTCGGCATGCGCGAGCGCGCCGCGATGCTCGGTGGCACCCTCATGGCGACCGAGACCTCCCACGGCGGCTTCGCGGTCGTGGCCTTCCTCCCACGAAACAGCGACCCCGGCGGCGAGCCCTCGGGCCCCGTACCGGACACGACAGGAGAACAGAGTCCATGA
- a CDS encoding response regulator, whose protein sequence is MTSSTIRVLIADDQQMVRQGFSVLLNTQPDIDVVGQAVHGLDAIDKVAEVAPDVVLMDIRMPELGGIEATHRITTENPHIRVLVLTTFDLDEYVYEALRAGASGFLLKDASADQLAEAVRVVAAGDALLAPGITRRLIAEFSRLGTTPRAPLKARVGDLTERETEVLTLIAQGLSNAEIAQRLVVAEQTVKTHVGRILVKLGLRDRTQAAVFAYESGLVRPTGY, encoded by the coding sequence ATGACGAGCAGCACCATCCGCGTACTGATCGCCGACGACCAGCAGATGGTCCGCCAGGGCTTCTCGGTGCTGCTCAACACCCAGCCCGACATCGACGTCGTCGGCCAGGCGGTGCACGGCCTCGACGCGATCGACAAGGTCGCCGAAGTCGCCCCGGACGTCGTCCTGATGGACATCCGCATGCCCGAACTCGGCGGCATCGAGGCCACCCACCGCATCACCACCGAGAACCCGCACATCAGAGTCCTCGTCCTCACCACCTTCGACCTCGACGAGTACGTGTACGAGGCCCTGCGCGCCGGCGCGTCCGGCTTCCTGCTCAAGGACGCCTCCGCCGACCAGCTCGCCGAAGCGGTACGGGTGGTGGCGGCGGGCGACGCCCTGCTCGCACCCGGCATCACCCGCCGCCTCATCGCCGAGTTCTCCCGCCTCGGCACCACACCCCGCGCCCCGCTCAAGGCCCGCGTCGGCGACCTGACCGAACGTGAGACGGAGGTGCTCACCCTGATCGCCCAGGGCCTGTCCAACGCCGAGATCGCCCAGCGCCTCGTCGTCGCCGAACAGACCGTGAAGACCCACGTCGGCCGCATCCTGGTCAAACTGGGCCTCCGTGACCGCACCCAGGCAGCGGTCTTCGCCTACGAGTCGGGCCTGGTCCGCCCCACCGGGTACTGA
- a CDS encoding sensor histidine kinase: MTETTQTQTMPSRGGGRPSSPEFRVAMDAWRRLRQDLFHDAFAYRPLLPMKMDGLFTSRLSGHLREYARWTPHAMVVTAGLLSLSISASASQGGGEVAIILSALLALCPVLLTLIRPIGAFWVSMAATPVTGAFTDMWSDWPWATGSFACHLVVLTVVALRTRPRTAAWMWALSATYGMLLESTVGGGHYASNTGPFLIISAMALLAASVVNIRRSAQQEVTAQQSVTAHERSKRTLLEERTTIARELHDVVAHHMSVVAIQAEAAPYRVENPPPELEQAFVTIRENAVAALTELRRVLGVVRAEDYEAPDAPQPTLADLDGLLANVREAGLTVDKAVTGAVRELPQGVELSAYRIVQEALSNTLRHAPGATARVEIGYVLGGLGLRIVNGPSPEVTLVKSTHGAGHGITGMRERVTMLNGDMTTGETDDGGYEVTVFLPVTTTSEADA, encoded by the coding sequence GTGACCGAGACGACCCAGACGCAGACGATGCCCTCGCGCGGCGGGGGCAGGCCGAGCAGCCCGGAGTTCCGGGTGGCGATGGACGCGTGGCGCAGGCTGCGGCAGGACCTGTTCCACGATGCGTTCGCCTACCGACCACTGCTTCCCATGAAGATGGACGGCCTGTTCACCAGCCGGCTCTCCGGCCATCTGCGGGAGTACGCGCGCTGGACCCCGCACGCGATGGTGGTGACGGCCGGCCTGCTGTCGCTGTCCATCTCGGCGTCCGCCAGCCAGGGCGGCGGCGAGGTCGCCATCATCCTGTCCGCCCTCCTCGCCCTGTGCCCGGTGCTGCTGACGCTGATCCGGCCCATCGGAGCCTTCTGGGTGTCCATGGCCGCGACCCCTGTCACCGGGGCGTTCACCGACATGTGGAGCGACTGGCCCTGGGCGACCGGTAGCTTCGCCTGCCACCTCGTGGTGCTGACGGTGGTGGCGTTGCGCACCAGGCCGCGCACGGCCGCGTGGATGTGGGCCTTGAGCGCGACGTACGGAATGCTCCTCGAAAGCACCGTCGGCGGGGGGCACTACGCCTCGAACACAGGCCCCTTTCTGATCATCTCCGCGATGGCCCTGCTGGCCGCCTCCGTCGTGAACATACGCCGGTCGGCCCAGCAGGAGGTGACCGCCCAGCAGAGCGTGACGGCGCACGAGCGTTCCAAGCGCACCCTTCTCGAAGAGCGCACCACGATCGCCCGCGAGCTGCACGACGTGGTCGCCCACCACATGTCGGTGGTCGCCATCCAGGCCGAGGCCGCGCCCTACCGCGTGGAGAACCCGCCGCCGGAGCTGGAGCAGGCCTTCGTCACGATCCGGGAGAACGCGGTGGCCGCGCTCACCGAGCTGCGCCGCGTCCTGGGCGTCGTCCGGGCCGAGGACTACGAGGCCCCGGACGCCCCGCAGCCCACCCTCGCCGATCTCGACGGCCTGCTCGCCAACGTGCGCGAGGCCGGCCTCACGGTCGACAAGGCGGTCACCGGAGCGGTCCGTGAACTGCCGCAGGGCGTGGAGCTTTCGGCGTACCGCATAGTCCAGGAGGCCCTCAGCAACACCCTGCGGCACGCGCCCGGCGCGACGGCCCGCGTGGAGATCGGCTATGTACTGGGCGGACTCGGCCTGCGCATAGTCAACGGCCCGTCCCCGGAGGTGACCCTGGTGAAGTCCACACACGGCGCCGGCCACGGCATCACCGGCATGCGCGAGCGCGTCACGATGCTGAACGGCGATATGACGACGGGCGAGACGGACGACGGAGGCTATGAGGTGACGGTGTTCCTGCCGGTGACCACCACGAGCGAGGCCGACGCATGA
- a CDS encoding response regulator gives MTIRVLIADDQMMVREGFSVLLGAMPDIEVVGEAVNGRDAVDRVRELSPDVVLMDIRMPELNGIEATREIVAADGGAKVLVLTTFDLDEYVYQALRAGASGFLLKDASARQLADGVRVVAAGEALLAPSVTRRLITEFSKLAQAPRPSAATQLAYGELTDRETEVLVLIAQGLSNSEIAERLVVAESTIKTHVSRILVKLGLRDRTQAAVFAYEARLVTPG, from the coding sequence ATGACGATCCGTGTGCTGATCGCCGACGACCAGATGATGGTCCGTGAGGGCTTCTCGGTGCTGCTCGGCGCGATGCCGGACATCGAGGTGGTGGGCGAGGCGGTCAACGGCCGGGACGCGGTCGACCGGGTCCGGGAGCTGTCGCCGGACGTGGTCCTGATGGACATCCGCATGCCCGAGCTGAACGGCATCGAGGCCACCCGGGAGATCGTGGCGGCGGACGGCGGGGCGAAGGTGCTGGTGCTGACCACGTTCGACCTCGACGAGTACGTGTATCAGGCGCTGCGTGCGGGAGCCTCCGGCTTCCTCCTCAAGGACGCCTCGGCCCGCCAACTGGCCGACGGGGTCCGCGTGGTGGCCGCCGGCGAGGCCCTCCTCGCCCCGTCCGTCACCAGGCGCCTGATCACGGAGTTCTCCAAGCTGGCCCAAGCGCCCCGCCCGTCGGCGGCCACCCAGCTGGCGTACGGCGAACTCACCGACCGCGAGACGGAGGTGCTGGTCCTCATCGCCCAGGGCCTGTCCAACTCGGAGATAGCCGAGCGCCTGGTGGTCGCCGAGTCCACGATCAAGACCCACGTGAGCCGGATCCTGGTCAAACTGGGCCTGCGCGACCGCACCCAGGCAGCGGTGTTCGCGTACGAGGCGAGACTGGTCACGCCCGGCTGA
- a CDS encoding cytochrome P450, which yields MAAVSDLAFDPWDPDFLADPYPAYAELRALGRVRYFEPTNQWLVPHHADVSALLRDRRLGRTYQHRFTHEDFGRTAPPAEHEPFHTLNDHGMLDLEPPDHTRIRRLVSKAFTPRTVEQLKPYVEELAGDLAAGLVEAGGGDLLTDVAEPLPVAVIAEMLGIPESDRAQLRPWSADICGMYELTPSEETAKRAVRASVEFSEYLRELIAHRRAEPGEDLISGLIAAYDEGDRLTEQEMISTCVLLLNAGHEATVNATVNGWWALFRNPEQLAALRADHSLVPSAVEEVMRYDTPLQLFERWVLDDIEIDGTTVPRGAEIAMLFGSANHDPSVFAAPEKLDLSRKENPHISFSAGIHYCIGAPLARIELAASMTALLEKAPTLALAAEPARKPNFVIRGLEGLRVEPA from the coding sequence ATGGCAGCTGTTTCCGACCTCGCTTTCGACCCGTGGGACCCCGACTTCCTGGCGGACCCGTACCCGGCGTACGCGGAGCTCCGGGCCCTGGGCAGGGTGCGGTACTTCGAGCCCACGAACCAGTGGCTCGTCCCGCACCACGCGGATGTCTCGGCGTTGCTGCGGGACCGGCGGCTCGGGCGGACGTATCAGCACAGGTTCACGCACGAGGACTTCGGGCGGACGGCGCCGCCGGCGGAGCACGAACCGTTCCACACGCTGAACGACCACGGGATGCTCGACCTGGAGCCCCCGGACCACACGCGGATCCGGCGGCTGGTGTCGAAGGCGTTCACGCCGCGCACGGTGGAGCAGCTGAAGCCGTATGTGGAGGAGCTGGCCGGTGACCTGGCGGCGGGGCTGGTGGAGGCCGGCGGGGGTGACCTGCTGACGGATGTCGCGGAGCCGCTTCCGGTGGCGGTGATCGCGGAGATGCTCGGTATCCCCGAGTCGGACCGGGCGCAGTTGCGGCCCTGGTCGGCGGACATCTGCGGGATGTACGAGCTGACGCCGTCGGAGGAGACGGCGAAGCGGGCGGTGCGGGCGTCGGTGGAGTTCTCGGAGTATCTCCGGGAGCTGATCGCGCACCGCAGGGCGGAGCCGGGTGAGGACCTGATCTCGGGGCTGATCGCGGCGTACGACGAGGGTGACCGGCTCACCGAGCAGGAGATGATCTCGACCTGTGTGCTGCTGCTGAACGCGGGCCACGAGGCGACGGTGAACGCCACGGTGAACGGCTGGTGGGCGCTGTTCCGGAACCCGGAGCAGTTGGCGGCGTTGCGCGCGGACCACTCGCTGGTGCCCTCGGCGGTGGAGGAGGTGATGCGGTACGACACACCGTTGCAGCTCTTCGAGCGCTGGGTGCTGGACGACATCGAGATCGACGGTACGACGGTTCCCCGGGGCGCGGAGATCGCGATGCTGTTCGGCTCGGCGAACCACGACCCGTCCGTGTTCGCCGCCCCCGAGAAGCTGGACCTGTCCCGCAAGGAGAACCCGCACATCTCGTTCAGTGCGGGCATCCACTACTGCATCGGCGCCCCCCTCGCCCGTATCGAACTGGCGGCGTCGATGACGGCCCTCCTGGAGAAGGCCCCGACCCTCGCCCTCGCCGCCGAGCCGGCACGGAAGCCGAACTTCGTGATCCGGGGGTTGGAAGGACTTCGGGTGGAGCCGGCGTAG
- a CDS encoding ABC transporter permease: protein MTTAATDTANPNTFAVRSGGSRQLAGTATLLRFALRRDRVMVPAWVAVTGLMVLSMPNSLKSLYGTAAERTDLMHQMTTNSSLRALVGPVFDDSLGALTAWRVGVYAGLLAAVMSLLVVIRHTRDEEESGRQELVASGMVGRRASLTAALLTAAVANGGLASLITLGLAGEGVAGAAALGLGIAGVGMVFATMAAVVAQLTESARLVRGLTAGVLGAAFVLRAAGDASENDGSSLLTWVSPLGWLENERSFADERWWVLLLFVAAAVIQGVVAYGLAGRRDVGMSFLPTRPGPAAGRLGTVGALAWRLQRGGVLGWSIGFFLAGVVYGGLTEGTADFVGDNESAREIFERMGGQSGLTNAFLASMIGMLGLIAALYIVSTVLRLHGEETSGRAEPLLANSVSRLRWAGGHLTIAFAGSAWIMLLAGLGFTIGYGKEAGPILGACLVQVAGIWVIGGAAVLLYGLTPRAAMAAWGLAGAVLLIGWIGPALNAPQAVLDLSPFGHLPKLPGGEMEWGPVLVLTGVAVVLVAGGLAGLRRRDLTT from the coding sequence ATGACTACCGCCGCCACCGACACCGCCAACCCGAACACCTTCGCCGTACGGTCCGGCGGGAGCCGTCAACTGGCCGGTACCGCGACCTTGTTGAGGTTCGCCCTGCGCCGCGACCGTGTGATGGTCCCGGCCTGGGTCGCGGTGACCGGGCTGATGGTCCTGTCCATGCCGAACAGCCTGAAGAGCCTGTACGGCACCGCCGCCGAACGCACCGACCTCATGCACCAGATGACCACGAACTCGTCGCTGCGCGCCCTCGTCGGCCCCGTCTTCGACGACTCCCTCGGCGCCCTGACCGCCTGGCGCGTCGGCGTGTACGCCGGCCTCCTCGCCGCCGTCATGAGCCTCCTCGTCGTCATCCGCCACACCCGCGACGAGGAGGAGAGCGGCCGCCAGGAACTCGTCGCGTCGGGGATGGTGGGGCGCCGGGCGTCCTTGACCGCCGCCCTGCTCACGGCGGCGGTCGCGAACGGCGGGCTGGCGTCGCTCATCACGCTCGGACTGGCCGGAGAAGGCGTCGCGGGTGCGGCGGCCCTCGGGCTGGGGATCGCGGGCGTCGGGATGGTGTTCGCGACGATGGCCGCGGTCGTCGCCCAGCTGACGGAGAGCGCGCGGCTGGTGCGAGGGCTGACGGCGGGGGTGCTGGGCGCGGCGTTCGTGCTGCGGGCGGCCGGCGACGCTTCCGAGAACGATGGTTCGTCTCTTCTGACGTGGGTGTCGCCGCTGGGGTGGCTGGAGAACGAGCGTTCGTTCGCGGATGAGCGGTGGTGGGTGCTGCTGCTGTTCGTGGCGGCTGCGGTGATCCAGGGCGTGGTGGCGTACGGACTCGCCGGGCGCCGCGACGTCGGCATGAGCTTCCTGCCGACCCGGCCCGGACCGGCGGCCGGCCGACTGGGCACGGTCGGCGCACTGGCCTGGCGGCTGCAACGCGGCGGTGTCCTGGGCTGGAGCATCGGCTTCTTCCTCGCCGGAGTCGTCTACGGCGGGCTGACCGAGGGCACGGCCGACTTCGTCGGCGACAACGAGAGCGCCCGCGAGATCTTCGAACGCATGGGCGGCCAGTCCGGCCTGACGAACGCCTTCCTCGCCTCGATGATCGGCATGCTCGGCCTGATCGCCGCGCTGTACATCGTCAGCACCGTGCTGCGCCTGCACGGCGAGGAGACGTCCGGGCGCGCCGAACCGCTCCTCGCGAACTCGGTGAGCCGACTGCGCTGGGCCGGCGGCCACCTGACCATCGCCTTCGCCGGTTCCGCCTGGATCATGCTCCTCGCCGGCCTCGGCTTCACCATCGGCTACGGCAAGGAGGCCGGCCCGATCCTGGGCGCCTGCCTCGTCCAGGTCGCCGGGATCTGGGTCATCGGCGGAGCGGCCGTCCTGCTGTACGGCCTCACCCCCCGGGCGGCGATGGCGGCCTGGGGCCTCGCCGGAGCCGTCCTCCTGATCGGCTGGATCGGCCCGGCGCTCAACGCTCCGCAGGCGGTCCTCGACCTCTCGCCCTTCGGGCATCTACCGAAGCTGCCGGGCGGGGAGATGGAGTGGGGGCCGGTGCTGGTGCTGACCGGCGTCGCGGTGGTGCTGGTCGCGGGCGGGCTGGCGGGGCTGCGGCGGCGGGACCTTACGACCTGA
- a CDS encoding ABC transporter ATP-binding protein, giving the protein MTKAITVSGLHKSFGRTHALDGLDLTVETGEVHGFLGPNGAGKSTTIRVLLGLLRADSGAAQVLGRDPWTDAVEVHRRIAYVPGDVTLWRNLSGGEVIDLYGRLRGGLDTHRRAELIERFELDPSKKGRTYSKGNRQKVALVAAFASDVDLLILDEPTSGLDPLMEEVFQRCVREERDRGRTVLLSSHILSEVEELCDRVSIIRKGVTVESGSLADLRHLTRTSVTAELSGPANGLAHLPGIHDLDLQGSRVRLQVDTDKLNAVLRSLTESGVRSLTSTPPTLEELFLRHYQDDVRDTDAGAGAGADVAGEAIAR; this is encoded by the coding sequence ATGACTAAGGCCATCACGGTCTCCGGACTGCACAAGTCCTTCGGACGGACCCACGCCTTGGACGGGCTCGACCTGACCGTCGAGACCGGCGAGGTCCATGGCTTCCTCGGCCCCAACGGCGCCGGAAAGTCCACCACCATCCGCGTCCTCCTCGGCCTGCTGCGCGCCGACTCGGGTGCCGCGCAGGTACTCGGCCGCGACCCGTGGACGGACGCGGTGGAGGTGCACCGCCGGATCGCGTACGTACCGGGCGATGTGACGCTGTGGCGGAACCTGTCCGGCGGCGAGGTCATCGACCTCTACGGCCGACTGCGGGGAGGCCTCGACACCCACCGCCGCGCCGAACTGATCGAGCGCTTCGAACTGGACCCGTCGAAGAAGGGCCGCACCTACTCGAAGGGCAACCGCCAGAAGGTCGCCCTCGTCGCCGCCTTCGCCTCCGACGTGGACCTCCTCATCCTCGACGAGCCGACCTCGGGCCTGGACCCGCTGATGGAGGAGGTCTTCCAGCGGTGCGTACGGGAGGAGCGCGACCGGGGCCGTACGGTCCTGCTGTCGTCGCACATCCTCAGCGAGGTCGAGGAGCTGTGCGACCGGGTGAGCATCATCCGCAAGGGCGTCACCGTCGAGAGCGGCTCCCTCGCCGACCTGCGCCATCTGACCCGGACGAGCGTCACGGCCGAACTCTCCGGCCCCGCCAACGGGTTGGCCCACCTCCCCGGCATCCACGACCTCGACCTACAGGGCAGCCGGGTCCGCCTCCAGGTCGACACCGACAAACTCAACGCCGTACTGCGCTCCCTGACCGAGTCCGGCGTACGGTCACTGACGTCGACCCCGCCGACGCTGGAGGAACTGTTCCTGCGGCACTACCAGGACGACGTACGGGACACGGACGCGGGCGCGGGCGCGGGCGCGGACGTGGCGGGAGAGGCGATCGCGCGATGA
- a CDS encoding GbsR/MarR family transcriptional regulator: MADSKAGAEAMGRDPEAVSRFVESFAAQLVEAGMPRMPSRVFAALLASDTGALTSVELGEQLRISPAAVSGAVRYLAQVHLVSREREPGSRRERYRVHSEQWYEALTNREAIIKRWEEALREGVAGLGADTPAGLRLAETLAFFEFIEKEVEAIMGRWRVHREETFGRG; this comes from the coding sequence ATGGCGGATTCGAAGGCCGGGGCAGAGGCCATGGGGCGCGACCCCGAGGCGGTCTCCCGTTTCGTCGAGAGCTTCGCGGCGCAGCTCGTCGAGGCCGGGATGCCGCGTATGCCGTCCCGCGTCTTCGCCGCGCTCCTCGCCTCCGACACCGGCGCGCTGACCTCCGTCGAGCTGGGCGAACAGCTCCGGATCAGCCCGGCGGCCGTCTCCGGCGCGGTCCGCTATCTCGCCCAGGTGCACCTGGTGTCACGCGAGCGCGAGCCCGGTTCGCGCCGTGAGCGGTACCGCGTCCACAGCGAGCAGTGGTACGAGGCCCTCACCAACCGCGAGGCCATCATCAAGCGCTGGGAGGAGGCGTTGCGCGAGGGTGTCGCCGGCCTGGGCGCCGACACCCCGGCCGGCCTCCGCCTCGCCGAGACGCTCGCCTTCTTCGAGTTCATCGAGAAAGAGGTCGAGGCGATAATGGGCCGCTGGCGCGTCCACCGCGAGGAGACGTTCGGCCGGGGCTGA